ttttcaaaaaaatccaaGTTCATTATGTTGGCAGTATTCAAGTTaagattatttatgaaaaaatggaAGGATTAATTACAGTACCTTATGACAGGTAATCAAGAAGATAAACTTGACTGAATGAACACTATGTTGGTGAAAGGATGCTGGACTTTCCTTGTTAAGAAACTTTGATAAGCCTGTGAATGAGTAATTTGAATGTTCCTTCACTTTTCATCAGAAGAGTAATGGTTTATGCTATATTTTCAATTACTTTATCTCTGATAGCATGAAAAACAGGGTAATGTTTGTGGTCCAGGTGCATTGCTTTTCTATATGCCTTGTAGAGATGTATTGTTTTTGCAATCAATTTAAGACATTAAGGTAGTGAAAACTGTCTATGAATTTTCCAATCAACACCAACGTGCAAGTGGGCATAGTTTTTGTTATGGAGATTATCTGTTTTAAGCACTGTTTTCTTCTAGTCACTTTCAACTCCGTACTAATCTTTTTGTCTTAGTAAGATTTTACTATGTATTGATACATCTATTATTTAATAGGCCATGGTAGACGTTGCAAAAGAAGTTGGAGCAGATGCTGTATCTCATGGATGCACTGGAAAGGAAATGATCAGGTCTCTTTGAGAgttaacataaattttgtggGTGTGTGTTGAGATTCAGCTACAATATAACCTGACAATCTGAAATCTTTTGTGTAGGTTCGGTTTGAGCTTACTTTCTTTGCCTTGAACCCTGATCTCAATGTTGTGGCCCCTTGGAGGGAATGGGACATCACAGGGAGAGAAGATGCCATAGAGTATGCTAAGAAGCATAATGTGCCGGTCCCTGTGACAAAGAAGTCCATCTATAGCAGGGACAGAAACTTGTGGCACTTAAGCCATGAGGTATTCCTCACTCCTATTTAAGAAGTCATTATGGATTTATTAAGTTCTTGGTGTTTAATGGTTTGAGTGGCATTACTTTTGAAGCTGTGTTTTTTGGTTCTTGCCGTGCACTTTCTGAGATGCTGAATCAACTTTCTTACTGAAGGGGGATATTCTGGAAGACCCTGCAAATGAGCCAAAGTCAGATATGTACATGATGACTGTCGACCCTGAAGATGCTCCTAATCAACCTGAGTGAGTCTCCTGATTGAAATCGCTgccatgtttctttctttcaaaatgaattaatcACTTAATAGATTGCGATGACCTGCATTTTACAGGTATCTTGAAATTGGAATAGTGTCAGGGCTTCCCGTTTCCATCAACGGGAGGAAGCTCTCTCCTGCATCTTTGCTTTCTGAGCTAAATGAGATCGGGGGGAGGCACGGTATTGGTCGCATTGACTTGGTTGAGAACCGACTAGTTGGGATGAAAAGTCGCGGGGTCTATGAAACTCCTGGTGGGACCATCCTTTTCACTGCTGTGCGTGAGCTAGAGTCTCTGACCCTGGATCGGGAATCTGTGCAACTCAAGGATTCTCTGGCCCTCAAGTATGCAGAGCTGGTGTATGCGGGCCGATGGTTCGATCCTCTTCGCGAGTCGATGGACTCTTTCATGGAGAAGATCACGGAGACTACGACCGGTTCAGTGGTCCTCAAGCTGTACAAAGGATCCGTCATGGTTACCAGTCGAAAAAGCCCCTTCAGCCTTTACAGGCAAGACATTTCATCGTTCGAGAGTAGCCAGATATACGACCAAGCTGATGCTGCCGGTTTCATCCGGCTTTATGGTCTTCCAATTAGGGTGCGAGCAATGCTTAACAAAGGCATTTGATTGGCTTTGACAGCTACCCATGACTGGCTTATTTTGGCTGTGATGTTGGATAGGCTTTGTCTTGCTTGACCTTTGATGTAGAATTTTTGAGGTTATGGTTTTCGATTTAGTGCATGTGCGGATTTACTGCATGTGCGGTGATTATGATTTCGGAGTAAACTCTTAGCATATTgcttggctctctctctccatcggCACAGTTCATTTTTAGATTCGGTAGAAAGGAAAGTGACTTTGAGATTTCAAGAACGTTCGCTGCTATTTTTGAAGCAACTTGATCAGGAGATGACCTATTACCTGgtagaaaatttaaaagatgttACTAACAGATCACGGGTCATAAATTTGAGAGAGAGTAAACATTTCGAGTCAGTTTGAAATTGATTTCAGATTTTTAAGCGTTTGGATGATGAAAAATGGCCCATTTAGTTCGGCTTTGGAAAAATGCCCtcgggagaatgcaaatactttAGAGATAAAGGGGTTTATCAAAATgttagactgtttggtaaattataattgaaaagtCTTTTAGTGTGattaaattaagttttttagttttagtatttttaaaattataaaaagaaataatgactatataaccttttacattttcatgttgagagtaatgtaaaaatatatattagtaaatttatttaaaaattatattaaaataatttgattataaattagatgtaaagctcaacttttggtctaggttcttttaggtttgttttcaactttgaatatttttttaattattgtaatattaatcattttcattaattaatgattattctagtgtattgataaaaagttaggttattgattgtcaaaagataaaaatgacaaaaaaaaggtgaacttaacatttgcaaagggtttttataaataaaataaaatccgatTAAACTCCATCGCCAATCGACGGCGGTTGAGGTGTGGGGAAGAtgtttaaaaagaagaagaagaagaagtcaacGGATGAATAGTAGAGATGGACTTGCAGGCtttgctttgggcttttagcatttcaaaGGCCAGCATTTAGCCAAGAACACATtcaaatgttgaaccaaacatttaaattttttcccaagTGACTTTCAGGGCTGAAAGCCCTTTGGAATGCTGAACTAAACGGGGCCAAAGTAATCGATGGATGCAAAGAGAAGAGGTCAAAAAGTTGGATTAGGAGGAAATGATTTTCCTTCTAGCTGTGCGCCAATGTGAGAAAAATATGTTCTTTTATACGTTTATTTCCTATCTTTcgttaattttattcttttatttatttatttattattgctTGATAAGTCTCCTTTGGTCCACAATCTCTTGAATACACCCGTTAATTCTCACG
The sequence above is drawn from the Eucalyptus grandis isolate ANBG69807.140 chromosome 11, ASM1654582v1, whole genome shotgun sequence genome and encodes:
- the LOC104426172 gene encoding LOW QUALITY PROTEIN: argininosuccinate synthase, chloroplastic (The sequence of the model RefSeq protein was modified relative to this genomic sequence to represent the inferred CDS: inserted 1 base in 1 codon) — encoded protein: MARWHATMPYSGNGATVCASNKETLLIHDKISCLRSSFVSQKFGARLGCFGGYPIGLTHGSITAESRVRKGIQAVLTSDAEKGGGLRGKLNKVVLAYSGGLDTSVIVPWLRENYGCEVVCFTADVGQGLKELEGLEEKAKASGACQLVVKDLKEEFVKDYIYPCLRAGAIYERKYLLGTSMARPVIAKAMVDVAKEVGADAVSHGCTGXGNDQVRFELTFFALNPDLNVVAPWREWDITGREDAIEYAKKHNVPVPVTKKSIYSRDRNLWHLSHEGDILEDPANEPKSDMYMMTVDPEDAPNQPEYLEIGIVSGLPVSINGRKLSPASLLSELNEIGGRHGIGRIDLVENRLVGMKSRGVYETPGGTILFTAVRELESLTLDRESVQLKDSLALKYAELVYAGRWFDPLRESMDSFMEKITETTTGSVVLKLYKGSVMVTSRKSPFSLYRQDISSFESSQIYDQADAAGFIRLYGLPIRVRAMLNKGI